One Littorina saxatilis isolate snail1 linkage group LG1, US_GU_Lsax_2.0, whole genome shotgun sequence genomic window carries:
- the LOC138980488 gene encoding A-kinase anchor protein 13-like isoform X2, whose amino-acid sequence MAFNPVEAPVYGGELFVINLGHPQTPGTPEEEEEEEEEENSGIASVSEEDELYLVLEGRMQTHVVTMKHTQNLVWQAPIPGHDCAERVYLSVIRRSTAEHFDCVAVGDFEYTCDSAYSLAQFLLNSVNDPNSLEDVELIRSDEFDLANEIFSTLDQRLCAAFRHIQFPEGWHHLGLDMEQDDSEPDCRETLLHLAGRLGLHDTALYLLGKPGSEDALGLINHEGRLPCAVAADNRFDDIAELFSG is encoded by the exons ATGGCGTTCAATCCTGTTGAAGCCCCCGTCTAT GGCGGGGAGCTATTTGTGATAAACCTGGGTCACCCACAAACACCAGGCACACccgaggaagaggaggaggaggaggaggaggagaacaGTGGGATAGCTAGCGTGAGCGAAGAGGATGAACTGTACCTGGTGCTGGAAGGACGCATGCAGACACACGTGGTCAccatgaaacacacacagaacctGGTGTGGCAGGCTCCCATTCCAG GTCATGACTGTGCAGAGAGGGTGTACCTTTCCGTGATTCGTCGCTCAACGGCAGAACATTTTGACTGCGTGGCGGTAGGGGACTTTGAGTATACCTGCGACTCGGCCTACTCTTTGGCTCAGTTCCTCCTCAACAGTGTTAATGATCCCAACTCTCTGGAAGACGTGGAACTGATCCGATCAGATGAGTTTGACCTGGCCAATGAGATCTTCTCTACTTTAGACCAACGCCTGTGTGCTGCTTTCAGACACATCCAGTTCCCTGAGGGTTGGCATCACCTTGGCTTGGATATGGAGCAGG ACGACAGTGAGCCAGACTGTCGAGAAACACTGTTACATCTGGCCGGACGGCTGGGTCTGCATGACACAGCACTCTACCTGCTAGGTAAACCCGGCAGCGAGGATGCACTGGGTCTTATCAACCACGAGGGGCGCTTGCCCTGTGCTGTAGCTGCCGACAACAGATTTGACGATATTGCAGAACTTTTTTCAGGGTGA